In a single window of the Nodularia sp. LEGE 06071 genome:
- a CDS encoding response regulator gives MKQTLTEKALIKILVIDDHELVLGGTVAVLKNHYPDAEFITAINAENALNQITKSQPDLVVMDLSIPEHAGTTARPETGVQLLRTLMKDYQNLNLVVQSAHVRTLVRVRPDIDSHKGGFTIADKSLTTQEMLTRADWALQGLTHTKDIKGIHSGLEVKPVWLRVLTLAFEEGLQDKTIAERMCISERMVRHYWSKLQDALNVYPEKGRNIRIQTQMRAREEGLID, from the coding sequence ATGAAACAAACGTTGACAGAAAAGGCATTAATCAAAATTTTGGTAATCGATGACCACGAACTAGTTTTAGGTGGCACAGTTGCAGTACTGAAAAATCATTATCCTGATGCCGAATTTATCACTGCCATCAACGCTGAAAATGCTCTGAATCAAATTACAAAATCGCAACCCGATTTAGTGGTGATGGATCTTTCTATCCCAGAACACGCCGGAACGACGGCGCGACCTGAAACAGGTGTGCAGCTGCTCAGAACTCTGATGAAAGACTATCAAAACCTAAATTTAGTTGTTCAAAGCGCCCATGTGAGAACCTTGGTAAGGGTTCGGCCTGACATTGACAGTCATAAGGGAGGTTTTACAATCGCCGATAAAAGCCTGACCACCCAAGAAATGTTAACCAGGGCAGATTGGGCATTACAGGGATTAACTCATACCAAAGATATCAAAGGAATACACTCTGGATTGGAGGTAAAACCAGTGTGGCTGCGAGTGCTAACTCTGGCATTTGAAGAAGGATTGCAAGATAAGACGATTGCCGAACGGATGTGTATATCTGAACGCATGGTGCGTCATTACTGGAGTAAGTTGCAAGACGCTCTCAATGTTTATCCGGAAAAAGGGAGAAATATCCGCATTCAAACCCAAATGCGCGCCAGAGAAGAAGGTTTGATTGATTAG
- a CDS encoding RNA-guided endonuclease InsQ/TnpB family protein translates to MLLGFKTQLKVNKQQRILLAQHAGVARHAWNCGLALCQQVLLHNKHNSEHPKGDAPNVANAALTQSPTQGNPPVALSQKIKFPTAIDLHKWLVASIKSTHPWYYQVSKCAPQYALRYLSEAFKGFFKKTKGFPKFKKKGKQDSFTLDGAIHIHQRKVKVPIIGWIKTYETLPTGYKPKSVTISKQADKWFISWKIEVETSSSTSFDCAQDRSLTNHETPKQQEFVGVDLGINHLATLSTGEIFDGVRSYKKYESKLARIQYLHRHKQKGSNNYRKACVNIARLHQKIANIRKDTLHKITTYISKNHAVIGIEDLNVSGMLANGKLSKAIADMGFYELRRQLEYKTQLYGSKLVIVDRFYPSSKTCSHCGQKKTSLSLSQRVFQCDHCGFECDRDVNAAINLKQEAVRLTVLACGLDSADTNRMKQEEKAGIC, encoded by the coding sequence ATGCTACTAGGATTTAAGACCCAACTCAAAGTAAACAAGCAACAACGAATACTACTGGCGCAACACGCAGGAGTAGCCAGACACGCTTGGAATTGTGGTTTAGCACTTTGTCAGCAAGTATTACTACATAACAAACATAACTCAGAACACCCGAAGGGTGATGCTCCTAACGTCGCTAACGCTGCCCTAACGCAGTCGCCTACACAGGGAAACCCACCTGTAGCACTCTCTCAAAAAATTAAATTTCCCACAGCCATAGATTTACATAAATGGTTAGTAGCATCCATTAAATCTACCCATCCTTGGTATTATCAAGTATCGAAATGCGCTCCTCAATACGCATTAAGATATCTCTCAGAAGCCTTTAAAGGCTTCTTTAAGAAAACCAAAGGATTTCCTAAATTTAAGAAAAAAGGGAAACAAGACTCATTTACCTTAGATGGTGCCATTCACATTCACCAGAGAAAAGTAAAAGTTCCCATAATCGGTTGGATAAAAACCTATGAGACGCTCCCCACAGGATATAAACCGAAATCAGTCACCATAAGTAAACAAGCTGATAAATGGTTTATCTCATGGAAAATAGAAGTAGAAACCAGTAGTTCGACTTCCTTCGACTGCGCTCAGGACAGGTCGCTCACTAACCATGAGACACCTAAACAGCAAGAGTTTGTAGGCGTGGACTTAGGAATAAATCATCTAGCCACATTATCAACAGGAGAAATATTTGATGGAGTCAGAAGCTATAAAAAGTATGAGTCTAAATTAGCCAGAATACAATATTTGCACCGACATAAACAAAAAGGTTCAAATAACTATAGAAAAGCCTGTGTAAACATAGCGAGATTACACCAGAAGATAGCCAATATCAGAAAAGATACATTACATAAAATAACGACTTATATCAGCAAAAACCACGCGGTTATAGGAATAGAAGATTTAAATGTATCCGGGATGTTAGCCAATGGAAAGTTATCAAAAGCTATAGCTGATATGGGTTTTTATGAATTGAGGAGGCAGTTAGAATATAAAACCCAACTCTATGGAAGTAAGTTAGTAATTGTGGATAGATTTTATCCCAGTAGTAAGACTTGCTCCCACTGTGGACAGAAAAAAACATCTCTGTCATTATCTCAAAGAGTGTTTCAATGTGATCACTGCGGCTTTGAGTGTGACAGAGATGTAAATGCTGCCATCAACCTCAAACAAGAAGCGGTCAGATTGACCGTGTTAGCCTGTGGACTAGATAGTGCCGACACGAATAGGATGAAGCAGGAAGAAAAAGCTGGCATTTGTTAG
- a CDS encoding CHASE2 domain-containing protein, giving the protein MYPGAWRKIKEEISIWRVGTLPGMVIIALVIILRFTGAIQSLEWLALDNFLRIRPEEPRDERILLVGINEDDIRSLHNYPISDRDLAALLLKLQSYNPRVIGLDIYRDLPVNPGHTELVAVFQQFRNLIAIEKVLPEQISPPPALPPEQLGFADQILDNDGKLRRILLGTPTPEAYKLSLSLRLAKAYLADAGLKLENGIRDRATMRFGNTELPRFLSNTGGYVLTDAGGVQGLLNFRSGKERFRIVSLRDITSNNFNPDWIRDRIVIIGITASSRKDFITTAAVKSSKPAKGRVYGLEIQAHTVSQIISAVLDSRPLLKTWHDIWEYLWIIAWGCLGIIIAGLTKSPLTNLGFFSLASLSLVVWSYFLLIWGWWVPVIPAIIVLALNSIELTALYQYDFALRSGIQVRQAIIERTFETIHNGPLQSLATVLKLVRSQDLPIEELRPELEKEIEKLNHELRGIYEFLQREPLAQDNSLYLGNSLILNLKDPVHEILYQVYSYTLERDLPGFKTIRVKIRTFEPIDERFLNIELKRGLCRFLEEALCNVGKHATGVTRLEVTCSASEGWYTLSIVDDGLGNNSSKEGRGTQQFRNLERQLKGKFRRVVLSPKGYLCELSWTASKFWWR; this is encoded by the coding sequence ATGTATCCTGGCGCTTGGAGAAAAATCAAAGAGGAAATTTCTATTTGGCGTGTAGGGACTTTACCAGGAATGGTGATTATCGCCCTAGTAATTATACTGAGATTCACAGGTGCAATCCAATCATTGGAGTGGCTGGCCTTGGATAACTTTCTGCGTATCCGCCCGGAAGAACCCAGAGATGAGCGAATTCTACTGGTAGGGATTAATGAAGATGATATCCGCAGTCTGCACAATTATCCCATATCAGATCGCGACTTGGCTGCACTGTTATTAAAATTGCAGAGTTATAACCCCAGGGTGATTGGTTTGGATATATATCGAGACTTACCAGTTAATCCTGGACATACTGAACTGGTTGCAGTTTTCCAACAATTCCGCAATTTAATTGCTATTGAAAAAGTCTTACCGGAACAAATTTCTCCCCCACCAGCATTACCACCGGAACAATTGGGTTTTGCTGATCAGATTCTGGATAATGATGGCAAATTAAGACGTATTTTGTTGGGGACACCAACGCCTGAAGCCTACAAATTATCGTTGTCTTTGCGCCTAGCCAAGGCTTACTTAGCTGATGCAGGACTGAAGTTAGAAAATGGCATCCGCGATCGCGCTACGATGAGGTTTGGCAATACAGAACTACCCCGGTTTTTATCCAACACTGGAGGCTATGTACTAACTGATGCCGGTGGAGTTCAGGGACTACTGAATTTTCGCAGTGGTAAAGAAAGATTTAGAATTGTCTCCTTGAGGGATATCACCAGCAATAATTTTAATCCTGACTGGATACGCGATCGCATTGTGATTATTGGCATAACTGCTTCTAGTCGCAAAGACTTTATCACTACTGCTGCGGTTAAATCCAGCAAACCTGCAAAAGGACGCGTTTATGGTTTAGAAATCCAAGCTCATACTGTAAGTCAAATTATCAGTGCTGTCTTGGACTCTCGGCCACTCTTAAAGACCTGGCATGATATATGGGAATACCTGTGGATTATTGCTTGGGGCTGCTTAGGAATTATCATTGCTGGACTCACAAAATCACCGTTGACAAATCTGGGATTTTTTAGTCTGGCTAGCCTTAGCCTAGTGGTGTGGAGTTATTTCCTTTTGATTTGGGGTTGGTGGGTTCCAGTCATACCAGCAATTATAGTTTTAGCTTTAAATAGTATAGAACTTACAGCTTTATATCAATATGATTTTGCCTTAAGGTCTGGTATCCAAGTTCGCCAAGCCATCATTGAACGCACATTTGAAACGATTCACAATGGCCCACTACAAAGCCTGGCTACAGTTTTAAAGTTAGTTCGCAGCCAAGATTTGCCCATAGAGGAGTTACGACCAGAACTAGAAAAAGAAATTGAGAAATTGAACCACGAACTCCGGGGAATCTATGAATTTTTACAACGTGAACCCCTCGCTCAAGATAACAGTCTTTATTTAGGCAACAGCCTCATTCTGAATTTAAAAGATCCTGTGCATGAAATTCTTTATCAAGTTTACAGCTATACCTTAGAGCGAGACCTTCCCGGTTTTAAAACCATCAGGGTAAAAATCCGCACTTTTGAGCCTATCGATGAGCGCTTCTTGAATATTGAACTCAAGCGAGGACTATGCCGATTTCTCGAAGAAGCTTTGTGTAATGTCGGTAAGCACGCCACAGGAGTCACTCGTCTTGAAGTTACTTGCTCTGCATCTGAAGGCTGGTACACCTTGAGCATTGTAGATGATGGACTAGGCAACAATTCATCCAAAGAAGGTCGGGGAACTCAACAGTTCAGAAATTTAGAGCGACAACTGAAGGGGAAGTTTCGGCGAGTAGTTCTTTCTCCCAAAGGATATCTGTGTGAATTATCTTGGACTGCATCCAAGTTTTGGTGGCGATAA
- the mrdA gene encoding penicillin-binding protein 2, producing MTLWQTSPLGGEKNTRTVGRSFQSVFLIAFTLLMTTGIGIRLAYLQIVEGAHHRSKAEANRLRIIPKQPERGNIFDRNGKLLASTRSPRSVYLWPMAHTKAEWSVVGSRLEKILDIPKEEIEKTLEEAGPNSSSLIRIARDLTEAQITGLKEYENELQDVEIHTEAVRYYPHGKELAHVLGYTRELTPEQLKQKQDSGYRLGDVIGQMGSEKAYEKLLRGEWGGQQVEVDGAGRPIRVLGEKQAKSGQDLNLTIDLNLQIAANKALGNYNGAIVALDPKNGAVLAMVSRPTFDPNIFSKQKLTEKDWETVQGANNPLVNRALSAFPPASTFKIVTTAAGLESGKFSPNTVLQTYGSLTIGGRRFGEWNHAGFGPLGFVGAMQWSSDTFFYQIGRAVGGPTLIEWTRKFGFGEKTGFEFASEETAGLVPDDQWKRKEWKMPWTIGDSINMSIGQGALSTTPLQVAVMFAVPANGGYRVQPHLLKDNEEARSWRESVNMKPTTVKVLRDGLRKVITHGTGQVLNKPTLPPVAGKTGTAEAWQRGVKRNHAWFGAYAPADQPEVVIVAFAEHSGGGGGSLAGPMMLEIMEDYFQRKYPGKYQKPQ from the coding sequence ATGACTTTATGGCAAACATCTCCACTTGGCGGAGAAAAAAATACACGAACAGTTGGACGAAGTTTTCAGTCCGTATTTTTAATTGCATTTACCCTATTGATGACCACTGGAATCGGCATTCGTTTGGCATACTTGCAAATTGTCGAAGGAGCGCACCACCGCTCAAAAGCAGAGGCTAACCGGTTGCGGATTATTCCCAAACAACCAGAAAGGGGTAATATTTTTGACCGGAATGGCAAACTTTTAGCCAGTACCCGTTCTCCTCGTTCTGTATATCTGTGGCCAATGGCCCATACCAAAGCCGAGTGGTCGGTTGTCGGTTCACGTCTAGAGAAAATTCTGGATATCCCCAAAGAGGAAATAGAAAAAACATTAGAAGAGGCTGGCCCCAACTCTTCTTCACTCATTCGCATTGCTCGTGACTTGACTGAAGCCCAAATTACTGGTCTAAAAGAGTATGAAAACGAATTACAAGATGTCGAAATCCATACAGAAGCCGTTCGCTATTACCCCCACGGCAAAGAACTAGCTCATGTGCTGGGCTATACGCGCGAATTAACTCCCGAACAGTTAAAACAGAAGCAAGATTCAGGCTATCGATTAGGAGATGTGATTGGTCAGATGGGGTCGGAAAAGGCTTACGAAAAGCTTCTCCGGGGTGAATGGGGCGGTCAGCAAGTAGAAGTCGATGGCGCTGGTCGTCCGATTCGGGTATTGGGAGAGAAACAGGCAAAATCCGGTCAAGATTTAAATTTAACCATAGATTTAAATCTGCAAATAGCCGCCAACAAAGCTTTGGGCAATTACAACGGGGCTATTGTGGCACTTGACCCCAAAAATGGTGCAGTCTTAGCGATGGTGTCTCGCCCCACCTTTGACCCCAATATCTTCTCTAAACAAAAACTCACCGAAAAAGATTGGGAAACTGTCCAAGGTGCAAACAATCCTTTAGTTAATCGCGCTCTGAGTGCTTTTCCTCCCGCCAGTACCTTCAAAATTGTGACTACGGCGGCTGGGCTGGAATCAGGTAAATTTTCTCCGAATACAGTTCTCCAAACCTACGGTTCTCTAACTATTGGTGGGAGGAGATTTGGTGAATGGAACCACGCCGGATTCGGGCCTTTAGGTTTTGTGGGAGCCATGCAGTGGAGTAGTGATACTTTCTTTTATCAAATAGGTAGAGCCGTGGGTGGTCCCACTTTGATTGAATGGACTCGTAAATTTGGTTTTGGTGAAAAAACTGGCTTTGAGTTTGCCTCGGAAGAAACAGCAGGCTTAGTACCAGATGACCAATGGAAGCGAAAAGAGTGGAAGATGCCTTGGACTATCGGCGACAGCATTAATATGTCAATTGGTCAAGGTGCTTTATCAACTACTCCGTTGCAAGTTGCTGTCATGTTTGCCGTTCCAGCAAATGGCGGCTACAGAGTCCAACCCCATTTGCTCAAAGATAATGAAGAAGCCAGAAGCTGGCGAGAATCTGTGAACATGAAGCCGACAACCGTTAAAGTTCTCCGTGACGGACTCAGGAAGGTCATAACTCACGGTACTGGTCAAGTTTTGAATAAGCCTACACTTCCCCCTGTGGCTGGTAAAACAGGTACAGCTGAAGCATGGCAGCGTGGGGTGAAAAGAAATCATGCTTGGTTTGGTGCTTACGCCCCGGCAGATCAACCAGAAGTTGTCATCGTAGCTTTTGCCGAACATTCTGGTGGTGGTGGTGGTAGTCTTGCAGGCCCAATGATGTTAGAAATTATGGAAGACTACTTTCAACGGAAGTATCCTGGCAAGTATCAGAAGCCACAGTGA
- a CDS encoding ABC transporter ATP-binding protein, with translation MAQTVAQNQNKITTSGTLDVELRHVFKFFNKEPAVHGVDLDVRQGEFFSILGPSGCGKTTILRLIAGFEMTDAGKVLIQGESMSHVPAYRRPVNTVFQSYALFNHMNVWDNIAFGLRLHKKLRKSEIETRVKEALMLVKMENLRSRFPHQLSGGQQQRVALARALVNRPTVLLLDEPLGALDLKLRKDMQVELSNLHQDLGLTFIMVTHDQEEALSLSDRIAVMNQGKIEQVGTPREIYEHPQTAFVADFIGDTNLFSGEITSVESSSVTIESKAGWKIVVTRCADTPSELSQAVVVSVRPEKIQLSLYQPNLLNNCFEGRLGNVMYLGTHVNYLVELTNGMSINVLQPNTFGNLPDRDTPIYAWWAESDCVAINQ, from the coding sequence ATGGCTCAAACAGTCGCGCAAAATCAGAATAAAATCACAACGTCTGGGACACTGGATGTGGAACTGCGTCACGTGTTCAAGTTTTTTAACAAAGAACCAGCAGTACATGGAGTAGATTTGGATGTCAGACAGGGAGAGTTTTTTAGCATTTTAGGCCCTTCTGGTTGTGGGAAGACTACCATACTACGCTTAATCGCTGGATTTGAGATGACTGATGCTGGTAAGGTCTTGATTCAGGGTGAGTCGATGTCTCATGTCCCTGCTTATCGCCGACCCGTGAATACAGTCTTCCAGAGCTATGCTTTGTTTAACCATATGAATGTGTGGGATAACATTGCTTTTGGACTGCGCCTCCACAAAAAACTCCGCAAATCAGAAATCGAAACCAGAGTTAAAGAAGCTTTAATGCTGGTAAAAATGGAAAATTTGCGATCGCGCTTTCCGCATCAACTCTCTGGTGGTCAACAGCAACGGGTAGCTTTAGCCAGGGCTTTAGTCAATCGCCCCACTGTCTTATTGCTAGATGAACCTTTGGGGGCTTTAGATTTAAAACTGCGTAAAGATATGCAGGTTGAGTTATCCAATTTACATCAAGATTTAGGATTGACCTTTATCATGGTGACACATGATCAGGAAGAGGCGCTATCCTTGAGCGATCGCATCGCCGTGATGAATCAAGGCAAAATTGAGCAAGTCGGTACTCCTAGAGAAATTTACGAACATCCCCAAACAGCCTTTGTCGCTGATTTTATCGGTGATACTAATTTATTTAGTGGTGAAATCACGAGCGTAGAATCTTCCTCAGTCACAATTGAGTCAAAAGCTGGCTGGAAAATAGTTGTTACCCGTTGTGCAGACACACCATCAGAATTATCCCAAGCCGTCGTGGTGAGTGTGCGTCCGGAAAAAATTCAACTCTCACTGTATCAGCCTAATCTCCTGAATAACTGCTTTGAAGGGAGGTTGGGAAATGTCATGTATTTAGGAACTCATGTTAATTATCTAGTGGAATTGACTAACGGTATGAGTATCAATGTTTTGCAACCCAATACCTTTGGGAATTTGCCAGACCGTGACACACCTATTTATGCTTGGTGGGCAGAAAGTGACTGTGTAGCTATTAATCAGTAG
- a CDS encoding extracellular solute-binding protein — translation MKNRRQFLQAIATLSGFSLASCGWRLGNVKSTTLSRPSDQLYLFTWEQYSDQKLLQTFTSQIGMKVLVDIYDSNEVMLAKLLAGGGGAYSVIYPSDYMVQKMNEQDLLTEINHDRLIGLDNLFPQFKSPSYDRNNRHSIPFNWGTTGFIYNSALLKDPPQDWDYLWQNQQLLNRRITLLNDVREVMGAVLRMLGYSYNSQDEKQIQEAYEKLVELKPAIASFNTDAWQNQLLAGDLTLAMCYSADAIRITQENPKFKYVIPRSGSSLWTDTIVIPKTAPNLDGAYAWINYMLQPEVAASISQRLSIATPNIAGFEQLPEYIQKDLNWFPPEVLLEKCERIEPLGDFEDVYERYWTKLSIS, via the coding sequence ATCAAAAACAGACGGCAATTTTTACAAGCGATCGCCACACTTTCTGGTTTCTCCTTAGCTAGTTGTGGCTGGCGGTTGGGTAATGTCAAATCTACTACTCTATCTCGTCCTAGTGATCAACTGTATCTATTCACTTGGGAGCAGTATTCCGATCAAAAATTACTCCAAACATTTACCAGCCAAATCGGCATGAAAGTGTTGGTAGATATTTATGATTCCAACGAAGTGATGCTGGCTAAACTGTTAGCTGGTGGTGGTGGTGCTTATAGTGTGATCTATCCATCAGACTATATGGTGCAGAAGATGAACGAGCAAGATTTATTAACCGAAATTAATCACGATCGCTTAATTGGATTAGATAATTTATTTCCGCAATTTAAAAGTCCCAGTTATGACCGGAACAACCGTCATAGTATCCCTTTTAATTGGGGAACCACGGGTTTTATTTACAATTCTGCCCTATTGAAAGATCCACCCCAAGATTGGGACTATCTTTGGCAAAATCAACAACTCCTGAATCGCCGGATCACCTTGTTAAATGATGTCCGGGAAGTCATGGGTGCAGTCTTGCGAATGTTAGGTTATTCTTACAACTCTCAGGACGAAAAGCAAATCCAAGAAGCTTATGAAAAATTAGTAGAATTAAAACCTGCGATCGCCTCTTTTAATACTGACGCTTGGCAAAACCAACTCTTAGCCGGAGATTTAACTTTAGCCATGTGTTACTCAGCAGATGCTATCCGCATTACCCAGGAAAATCCCAAATTTAAATATGTCATTCCTCGCAGTGGTTCTTCACTATGGACTGATACAATTGTGATCCCGAAAACAGCACCTAATTTAGATGGTGCTTATGCTTGGATTAACTATATGTTGCAACCAGAAGTAGCCGCCAGCATCAGTCAACGTCTCAGCATTGCTACTCCTAATATTGCCGGTTTTGAACAATTACCCGAATATATCCAAAAGGATCTGAATTGGTTTCCCCCGGAAGTGCTACTAGAAAAGTGCGAACGCATTGAGCCATTGGGTGATTTTGAAGATGTTTATGAGCGTTATTGGACTAAATTAAGTATTAGTTAA
- a CDS encoding ABC transporter permease codes for MKLADESADIKKVNFHPINWLQPLVLLAPSGLWLLLLLVLPTLLILQLSLVPNIRPGDIVNPSGLDNYLRILDPLYLQVIWRSLQLAMGTTIICLILGFPVAYWIAQIAPQRWRNLLLLAFVLPLWTSSLLRSYAWITILRPTGLLNSILSSLGLPTLELLNRIPAVLIGMSYSLLPYMVLILYASLEKLDKRLLEAAADLGANSRQTFAKVTIPQVLPGITAGTMLVFIIGLGDFIEPELLGGASSMTAARLVYNQFLGATQNWGFGSALSMTLILVISIAIALLIKFGEVRDNG; via the coding sequence ATGAAATTAGCCGATGAAAGTGCCGATATTAAAAAAGTCAATTTTCACCCCATTAATTGGCTGCAACCTTTAGTATTACTAGCACCATCTGGACTTTGGTTATTATTGTTGCTCGTGCTACCGACATTGCTGATTTTGCAGTTGAGCCTAGTTCCCAATATTAGACCAGGGGATATAGTCAATCCCAGTGGACTCGATAACTATCTGCGGATACTAGATCCCTTATACCTCCAAGTTATTTGGCGATCGCTACAATTGGCAATGGGGACAACGATCATTTGCTTAATTTTAGGCTTTCCCGTCGCCTATTGGATTGCTCAAATCGCACCACAGCGCTGGCGAAACTTGCTGCTGTTAGCCTTTGTCCTACCTTTATGGACATCCTCTTTGCTGCGTTCTTATGCCTGGATTACAATTTTACGTCCCACAGGATTACTCAATAGTATTCTCAGCAGTTTAGGCTTACCCACATTAGAATTACTTAACCGGATTCCCGCCGTATTAATTGGCATGAGCTATAGTTTATTACCCTATATGGTATTAATCCTCTATGCCTCCCTAGAAAAACTAGACAAGCGATTATTAGAAGCCGCCGCCGATTTAGGGGCAAATTCCCGACAAACCTTTGCCAAAGTCACCATACCCCAAGTTTTGCCAGGAATTACAGCTGGGACAATGTTGGTTTTCATCATCGGATTAGGGGATTTTATTGAACCAGAATTATTGGGTGGAGCTTCTAGTATGACAGCAGCCCGTTTGGTATATAATCAGTTTCTCGGAGCTACCCAAAATTGGGGCTTTGGTTCAGCCTTGAGTATGACATTAATTTTGGTGATTAGTATTGCGATCGCCCTTTTAATTAAGTTTGGTGAAGTTAGAGACAATGGCTAA